TTTGTCAACATAATCATCATCCCAGTTTGTTGAGGTAACTTCTACAGCAAGTTGAATTGGCTCAATCAGCGCCCCATAAGCTAGAACATTGCTGTTCCATTGTGATGCACTAACTACGCTCACATCTGGATTTCTACCTCGTTCTTCTCCAGCATCAGTAAACGTTTTTACAATTACATCTTTGTCGGCAATATAGTCAAGTTCCAAGCGTCTAATTTCATCATTGAAGGCAAGCATTAAAAACCTTGCCACATTCTTATGCGCTCTAGTTGCCTCTACTTGTATAATCTCTCCATTTAACAGTTCATAAATGCCAGAGCCATCAGGGTATTGTTCTAAAAACTCTTCAAAAGTTAGTTTTTTAACTGGAGTCTGAACCATATTGTTCACCTGCTCAAAAAGATTTATAACTATTTGTAATTGATAATTTAATTATCAATTACAAATAATTTTATTTTTCTATTTGTTTAAGCTTTTCAAAAATCTCATCAAGTGGTGATTCCAATTCATCAGGACAAAATTCTAAAGCAAGTCTAACTTTTCCTTTTTTCCATCCTTGAGTACTAAATTGCAAAACTTCACAATTTAATCCTTGGGTATATAAATTGACTTCATCTGTCTCTTCTGCTCCAATATATTCCTTAATTGCGGTAATCAAATCACGGACTTTAAAAGTTTTAGCAATATTTAATTTATTAAAAGTGTCTGGTTCTATAGACACAACTTCATCGTGATTTAGTCTCTCAAATCCAT
This genomic interval from Nostoc sp. KVJ3 contains the following:
- a CDS encoding KGK domain-containing protein, encoding MEDGFERLNHDEVVSIEPDTFNKLNIAKTFKVRDLITAIKEYIGAEETDEVNLYTQGLNCEVLQFSTQGWKKGKVRLALEFCPDELESPLDEIFEKLKQIEK
- a CDS encoding Uma2 family endonuclease; protein product: MVQTPVKKLTFEEFLEQYPDGSGIYELLNGEIIQVEATRAHKNVARFLMLAFNDEIRRLELDYIADKDVIVKTFTDAGEERGRNPDVSVVSASQWNSNVLAYGALIEPIQLAVEVTSTNWDDDYVDKLDEYQRLGIPEYWIVDYLAIASRAYLGNPKLHTVFVYQLVEGQYQVQKFTGNDRILSTTFPELELTVQQVVAASQIQKL